The DNA window GGCTGGGCTGATGCGGTACTTCGAAGGGGCTGCGGCTGACAAACTCACCGCCGCGCAACTCCTGTCGTGAAGGGCTCGCACGCTCGCACCCACCGGGGTCCAGGGTAGGAGCAAAGTCACGACCAGGCCGCGGCAGGATCTCGATCCTGACGCGAAGACGAGCGATGCTGCCACCAGGTGGCGTCCCGCGTCCTGTGGCACGCCCAGGAGCGCGAGGATGCAAGCGGAGTTCTGGTTCGACTCTTGGGAACGCGGCGGGTTTCACACCTCCTTCCATCGCAGGGACATCCACCCTTTCGTCGAGACACACACACCCGGTGAGCGCTTCGTAGGGTCTCGCGTGCTCGTGCCGCTCTGCGGCAAGACCAACGACATGCTCTATTACCGGCAGTTCGCCCGGCACGTGATCGGGGTCGAGCTCGTCGAGAAGGCCATCCTGCAGTTCTTCGAGGACAACGGGCTGGACTACGTACAAAACGGTAGCCGGTTCGAGAGCGATCGCCTCACCATCCTGTGCGCCGACTTCATGGACCTCACCCCCGAGGATGTGGGTCCCATCGACCTCGTGTACGATCGCGCCGCACTCGTCGCGATGCCGCTCGAGATGCGTCTGAACTACATTCGCGCGGTCGACCGGCTGACCCCCGTGGGCGCCCAGCAGCTCCTGAACACGATCGAATACGATCCCGTTCTCCCGTCAGCCCCCTTTTCGATCGCTCCCGAAGAGGTCGCTGCCTACTACGCGGACGCCTACGACGTCGACCACCTCGAAGCCGTCGTCATCCCCCAGCACGGGATGGTGCGTCGCTGGGGACTTCGGTTCCTCATCGAGCACGGCTTCATGCTGAAGAAGCGCCAGAACATCCGCCCGGAGCTGCTCGACCCGCACCTGCACATGGCGGTCGGTGACATGGTCCGCGCTCGCAACCGGCGGCTCCTCGAGCTGGTGGAGGGCGCAGGCCTCTGGCCCAAGGGGTGCGAGGGAGCACACCCAGGCGTCGCCTGATCGCTGCGCCACCGAACGGGCCGACGGCTGTGCTGCACGCGCTGGACGGCTGCACGTTGCCGCGCGGCGCAGCACCTCCGAGAAGGTGCGCACAACACACAGCTGCTGCTAGCCTGCCATCGTGGCCCGTCGCCGCGGAGTAGTGGAGCGTCTGGGATCGCTGATCCAGCGGGAAAAGCACATGCGGCCGCCGGAGCACGTCGACGCGGCGCCCATGTCGTACCGGGACTGGGAGGCGGCCGTCGGGAGCCGCATCGCTGCGCGAGCACGCCCGCTGAAGCTCGAGCGCGGCGTGCTGCTGGTGAAGGCCGCCAGCGCGACATGGTCCCAGGAGCTGGCATTGCTCGGGGATACCATCGCCGCACAGCTACGTTCTCGCGGTTTCAGGGTTCACTCCCTGCGCTTCCGGGTGGGTCGGGTGGACCCACCTGATCGGCCACCCTGGCGGGACGAGGTGCGCACCGAGCCCCCCGAAGTCCCCTTGCCACTCGAGCTGAAGCAGCAGCTCAACCAGGTCGACGATCAAGACCTGCGCGCAGCGATCGCTCGGGCGGCCTCGCGGAACCTCGGCTGGCAGATGCTCAACGCCGCGGAGGCACGCCGCGCAGAGGCCCGAAGAAAGGTCCGAGAACTCCCAGGCATGGCTCCACGGGAGGCCTGGCCAGGACGACCCGACGCCCAGGAGATCGCTCCGGCAGGCCCCCCCAGGAGACCGCCGACGGAGCCGCTCGAAGTCCCTACTTCAGCGCCACCAGCCGCTCGAGTCCCTCGATCCGTTGCACCAGAAAGCGCTCGGCCGGCCCGAAAGAAGGCGCCAGACGCCGCAATTCGTC is part of the Chondromyces crocatus genome and encodes:
- a CDS encoding DciA family protein — protein: MSYRDWEAAVGSRIAARARPLKLERGVLLVKAASATWSQELALLGDTIAAQLRSRGFRVHSLRFRVGRVDPPDRPPWRDEVRTEPPEVPLPLELKQQLNQVDDQDLRAAIARAASRNLGWQMLNAAEARRAEARRKVRELPGMAPREAWPGRPDAQEIAPAGPPRRPPTEPLEVPTSAPPAARVPRSVAPESARPARKKAPDAAIRRDKP